The following coding sequences are from one Oncorhynchus nerka isolate Pitt River linkage group LG6, Oner_Uvic_2.0, whole genome shotgun sequence window:
- the LOC115131169 gene encoding zinc finger protein 252-like, whose product MSTNMQAHLSVQTQLASIMDVLARAAVDEISQLFSESSADLQLEISRSYKENEALKMRMKVMKNELFTLRLQRASTPRGSRFSFSRTLCRPRGKLADKTPEHQTSIYSRDDAPITIGEEEIPSTVKKECADVESPDVILIKDEEGPDDDFGGCGPDAGHDDICGENVTMVTPQPEHATQRLGHDEGPYSMNDPHGHGRGEGALCSVTSTENYPFFRAPELPQSLPSHSGLLPDHTISHQIQLNTHSIGEPLQGNPQMRGLQSDRGGLPRGDTGGRGLKIVQVASLETTPTTPTTTMVTGGVTVRRPSLVNQFQRHHVPHGTKPLFCSDCGKRFSRRLDLIRHRAVHTGEKPVICNLCGNSFVNKTTLRVHMRIHTGEKPYMCSLCGKGFTQNGSLTIHLRTHSGEKPYSCSHCGASFNNPSNLRRHMVTHPEQAGTLTL is encoded by the exons ATGTCAACAAACATGCAGGCTCATCTGTCTGTACAGACACAACTTGCCTCGATAATGGACGTGCTTGCTAGAGCAGCCGTTGACGAGATAAGTCAACTCTTTTCCGAGAGCTCGGCTGATTTGCAGTTGGAGATTTCTCGCAGCTACAAAGAAAACGAAGCTCTGAAAATGAGGATGAAGGTGATGAAGAACGAGCTTTTCACCCTGCGACTACAAAGGGCGAGTACACCGCGGGGCAGTCGCTTTTCTTTCAGCAGAACTTTATGCAGGCCTCGGGGGAAACTCGCAG ATAAGACACCTGAGCACCAGACATCAATTTACAGCAGGGATGATGCCCCAATTACAATAGGGGAAGAGGAGATACCATCCACAGTCAAAAAAGAG TGTGCAGATGTGGAGAGTCCAGATGTCATCTTGATAAAAGATGAGGAGGGTCCTGACGATGACTTTGGAGGATGTGGGCCAGATGCAG GTCATGACGATATTTGTGGTGAGAATGTTACCATGGTGACACCACAGCCGGAACATGCCACCCAGAGACTAGGTCACGATGAGGGACCATACAGCATGAATGACCCTCACGGTCATGGTCGAGGTGAAGGAGCGCTGTGCAGCGTGACCAGTACTGAGAACTACCCTTTCTTCAGAGCCCCAGAACTACCTCAGAGTTTGCCCTCACACTCTGGTCTGCTGCCGGACCACACAATCAGCCATCAGATACAGCTGAACACTCATTCTATTGGGGAACCACTGCAAGGCAACCCCCAAATGAGGGGCTTGCAGAGTGACAGAGGGGGTCTGCCGAGAGGGGATACAGGAGGACGGGGTCTGAAAATCGTACAGGTAGCTTCCCTAGAAACCACCCCAACGACCCCAACAACAACCATGGTAACAGGGGGTGTGACTGTGAGGCGCCCTAGTCTTGTAAACCAGTTCCAGCGCCACCACGTCCCCCATGGTACCAAGCCGTTGTTCTGTAGCGACTGTGGGAAGCGCTTCTCTCGCCGGCTTGACTTGATCCGCCACCGAGCagtccacacaggagagaagcctgtCATATGCAACCTGTGTGGGAACTCGTTTGTCAACAAGACGACACTGAGGGTCCACATGCGTATTCATACAGGGGAGAAACCTTACATGTGCTCCCTGTGTGGGAAGGGTTTCACCCAGAATGGCAGCCTGACCATCCATCTGAGGACCCACTCTggggagaaaccctacagctgcTCCCACTGTGGAGCCTCTTTCAACAACCCCAGCAACCTGCGCAGACACATGGTCACACACCCAGAGCAGGCAGGGACGCTGACACTCTGA
- the LOC115130052 gene encoding smoothelin-like protein 1 has translation MFQKKLGKQTKEVHQTMDDVSLHQEDSGNDATANQIEDNNNNQTEREAPVQECDPPKREHLAEDTVEGHRVKSGANRAKTPEQATGASIENIEESQPVTDANEVNGEETCKGEEGPCHGADTGETEDPKLVKGEGESEMEEHKNGKGQEVVKNGEIEKKKEELKEDKEKGGEKKEGKGAGKGEARKGEAGKGEAGKGEAGKGEAGMGEAGKGVAGKGEAGKGEAGKGEAGMGEAGKGVAGKGVAGKGEAGKGEAGKGVAGKGVAGKGEAGKGEEGEGEGGEAEAEEGKAPENKSKPVKEKEGAGGGKVQEKSKEVEKQGKTKRKSVLNPTASTSSSAAPSVIRPRNSARSARMSRKNDIIAKFQQNAPETPVVRNFKLQRSSMAVASGASIKQKVLSWCANKTRNYEGVSIENFSSSWCDGLAFCALIHRFFPDAFDFSALNASEKEKNFTLAFNTAETMADCYPLLEVGDMLLMGNRPDPMCVFTYVQALCHHLSKIEEKKDKEEKEKKDTAEEKKSEKMTDGEVETTTEKKEEESVGGENKGKDGKEKESSAVEGEKEKEEREVVVLVEGQA, from the exons ATGTTTCAGAAGAAGTTGGGCAAACAGACAAAGGAAGTCCATCAAACCATGGACGATGTATCACTCCACCAGGAGGATTCTGGGAACGATGCAACAGCCAACCAGatagaggacaacaacaacaatcag acagagagagaggctccaGTCCAGGAGTGTGACCCCCCGAAGAGAGAGCACCTGGcggaggacacagtggaaggtCATAGGGTCAAGTCAGGGGCTAATAGGGCGAAAACTCCAGAACAGGCAACAGGGGCTAGCATTGAAAACATAGAGGAGTCTCAGCCTGTAACCGACGCCAATGAGGTTAATGGTGAAGAGACTTGTAAGGGTGAGGAAGGGCCGTGTCATGGTGCAGACACCGGAGAAACAGAAGACCCCAAATTGgtgaaaggagagggggaaagtgAGATGGAGGAGCACAAGAATGGAAAGGGGCAAGAGGTGGTCAAGAATGGAGAGATtgagaaaaagaaagaggagCTGAAAGAGGACaaagagaaggggggagaaaagaaagaggggaagggg GCAGGGAAGGGAGAGGCAAGGAAGGGAGAGGCAGGGAAGGGAGAGGCAGGGAAGGGAGAGGCAGGGAAGGGAGAGGCAGGGATGGGAGAGGCAGGGAAGGGAGTGGCAGGGAAGGGAGAGGCAGGGAAGGGAGAGGCAGGGAAGGGAGAGGCAGGGATGGGAGAGGCAGGGAAGGGAGTGGCAGGGAAGGGAGTGGCAGGGAAGGGAGAGGCAGGGAAGGGAGAGGCAGGGAAGGGAGTGGCAGGGAAGGGAGTGGCAGGGAAGGGAGAGgcagggaagggagaggaaggggagggagagggaggggaggcagaggcagaggaagGGAAGGCACCAGAGAACAAGAGCAAACCAGTAAAAGAAAAGGAAGGGGCGGGAGGAGGAAAGGTTCAAGAGAAAAGCAAGGAGGTGGAGAAGCAAGGGAAGACCAAAAGAAAGAGTGTCTTGAATCCCACCGCCTCTACCTCATCCTCTGCAGCCCCCTCTGTGATCCGACCCCGGAACTCTGCCCGCTCTGCCCGGATGTCCAGAAAAAATGACATCATAGCAAAGTTCCAGCAAAATGCACCTGA GACACCGGTTGTCCGCAACTTCAAACTTCAGAGATCATCTATGGCTGTGGCAAGTGGGGCATCAATCAAACAGAAAGTGCTTTCATGGTGTGCCAACAAAACACGCAACTATGAG GGCGTTTCCATAGAGAACTTCTCATCTTCATGGTGTGATGGGCTGGCGTTCTGTGCACTCATCCATCGCTTCTTCCCAGATGCTTTTGACTTCTCAGCCCTGAACGCATCTGAGAAAGAGAAGAACTTCACCCTGGCCTTCAACACAGCAGA gaccATGGCTGACTGCTACCCCCTGTTGGAGGTTGGTGATATGCTCCTGATGGGGAACAGACCAGATCCTATGTGTGTGTTCACCTATGTCCAGGCTCTCTGTCATCACCTCTCCAaaatagaggagaagaaggacaagGAAGAAAAGGAGAAGAAGGACACAGCAGAGGAAAAGAAGAGTGAAAAGATGACCGACGGAGAGGTAGAAACCACtacagagaagaaagaggaggagagtgtgGGGGGGGAGAACAAAGGAAAAgatgggaaagagaaagagagctcagcggtggagggagagaaagagaaagaggaaagagaagtTGTAGTGTTAGTTGAAGGGCAGGCTTAA